AAATCAACCTCTCTTCAACGTACGTTGATATTCGATAATATAAAATAATCTTCGAAACAATTCAATGGACCTACGGCCCACCTGCCAAACCATGTTCCGAAGAATATTTTGATGGGAATCGATATCTGACGGTCTACTTAATTTCAACAGTGGCGCCAACTTCTTCAAATTTCTTTTTGATCTCTTCGGCTTCGTCTTTGGAGACGCCTTCTTTGACCGCATTGGGCGCGGAATCAACCAAATCTTTTGCTTCTTTCAGACCCAGAGAAGTCAGCTCGCGCACGACTTTGATGACCTGAATTTTCTTGTCGCCGACCGAAGACAGCACAACGTCAAACTCGGTTTTTTCTTCTTCAGGTTCAGCAGCTCCGCCTGCGGCGCCGCCGGCTGCAGCAATAGGCGCGACCATGGCCGCTTGTGCTGAAACGCCAAATTTATCTTCCAGAACTTTGATCAACTCTACCAGATCCAACACTGATAATTTCTCAATAGACTCAACAATTTTCGCTACATTCTTGCTGATCGTCGTTGCTTCAGCGGTTTTCTCTTCAGCTTTTGTTTTCGCTTCAGGCATTTCTTGTCCTCCGTAAAAAATGTTTACTAAAAATCAATTTTCTTTTTGTTCTTTAATTTGATCCAAAACATTCACTATTGACGCTAGCATTCCGTTCAAAACAGTTACCAGACTGCGCAGAGGAGCGCTTATCATGCCGACGGTCTGAGCGTGAATTTGTTCTTTCGACGGCAGTTGAGCAATCTCTTTTACGCGATCTTCACCATAAATTGTGCCGTCAAATATGCACGCTTTCAATTGCAGCTTTTCGTTTTTCTTGGCAAAATCAGCCAGGACTTTCGCTGCCGCCAACGGATCTGCCAACGCAAACGCCATAGCGGTGGGCCCGTTCAAATAGGGGAGTAATCCTTCGTACCCAATCTTGTTTACTGAAAGTCGAGCCAATGTATTTTTGACTACTTTGAACTCAACCTCTGCTTCTCGAAGCTTATTGCGCAAATCGCTGATTTCCTCAACGTCCAACCCTTTGTAGTCCGCCAGATAAACGCCGTTTGCCTGGGTTATTTTTTCCGCAATTTCTTCAACTACTTTTTCCTTTTCCGGGCGTGCCATTACTCTATCATCCTTAAGCTATAATTTAGATTAGCTGTTTATTTTAATTCATCAATTAATGCCGAGCGATCAAGGGGAATGCCAGGACTCATCGTCGTCGTGATGGTGGCAGCGCGCAGATACTGTCCTTTTGCCGATGC
The nucleotide sequence above comes from Calditrichota bacterium. Encoded proteins:
- the rplL gene encoding 50S ribosomal protein L7/L12, with product MPEAKTKAEEKTAEATTISKNVAKIVESIEKLSVLDLVELIKVLEDKFGVSAQAAMVAPIAAAGGAAGGAAEPEEEKTEFDVVLSSVGDKKIQVIKVVRELTSLGLKEAKDLVDSAPNAVKEGVSKDEAEEIKKKFEEVGATVEIK
- the rplJ gene encoding 50S ribosomal protein L10 — its product is MARPEKEKVVEEIAEKITQANGVYLADYKGLDVEEISDLRNKLREAEVEFKVVKNTLARLSVNKIGYEGLLPYLNGPTAMAFALADPLAAAKVLADFAKKNEKLQLKACIFDGTIYGEDRVKEIAQLPSKEQIHAQTVGMISAPLRSLVTVLNGMLASIVNVLDQIKEQKEN